The proteins below come from a single Aphanothece sacrum FPU1 genomic window:
- a CDS encoding DUF3143 domain-containing protein — protein MTLPPSDTPLYNHPLPDIEQWLSELGCQQDPENLNCWMVKYPSWHAQLSLEFEELAVCYLHAAEGGLNINRSFKYSLSRKDIEAAIFSGP, from the coding sequence ATGACACTTCCTCCCTCAGACACTCCTCTGTATAACCATCCCCTTCCTGACATTGAACAATGGCTATCGGAGTTGGGTTGTCAACAAGATCCAGAAAATCTTAACTGTTGGATGGTTAAATATCCCAGTTGGCACGCTCAACTGAGCTTAGAATTTGAAGAATTAGCCGTATGTTATCTCCATGCCGCAGAAGGCGGACTTAATATTAATCGCTCGTTTAAATATTCTTTGAGTCGTAAGGATATTGAGGCGGCAATTTTTTCGGGACCCTAG
- a CDS encoding response regulator transcription factor produces the protein MRAVLLVEDSPAQQAMISRILKKNGWRVIVANDGFEALESLQKGSPDLIVLDIVMPGINGYEVCRRLKSDPKTQNVPVVMCSSKGEEFDRYWGMKQGADAYIAKPFEDIELVGTIKQLLRQ, from the coding sequence ATGAGAGCCGTTTTATTGGTAGAAGACAGTCCAGCGCAACAAGCAATGATTTCACGTATCCTCAAAAAAAATGGATGGCGCGTAATTGTTGCTAATGATGGGTTTGAGGCCCTAGAAAGCCTTCAAAAAGGGAGTCCCGACCTCATTGTCTTAGATATTGTCATGCCTGGAATAAATGGTTATGAAGTGTGTCGTCGTCTCAAATCTGACCCAAAAACGCAAAATGTCCCCGTTGTTATGTGTTCTTCTAAAGGGGAAGAATTTGATCGTTATTGGGGCATGAAACAGGGAGCAGATGCCTACATTGCTAAACCTTTTGAAGATATTGAACTAGTGGGAACCAT
- the cbiB gene encoding adenosylcobinamide-phosphate synthase CbiB, with protein sequence MNTIVTPIILALAAILDYIIGDPWGWLHPVQVMGWVISRSSQFILSTCQGKWQRRWAGIVLGLGLIIGSGIVGWGIVEVARNFHLILGIGTQTILLASCFALKSLRLAAQDVLEPLIKGNIDQAKIKLSQYVGRDTENLSETEILRAVLETVSENATDGVTAPLFYAIAGAFFPPVGSVPLALAYKAASTLDSTIGYYKEPFTDLGWFSAKCEDFLTWFPCRLTVLTLALMSGRPRSILSICRRDAPQDPSPNSGWSECVYAAILGVQLGGINTYQGIIKQKPLLGNPQYPITIKTIEQALQLTRLCFLLWLILGMVGLNYEL encoded by the coding sequence GTGAACACGATTGTTACCCCAATCATTTTAGCTCTGGCTGCGATTCTTGACTATATAATTGGTGATCCTTGGGGCTGGTTACACCCTGTACAGGTGATGGGTTGGGTTATCTCTAGATCTAGCCAGTTTATTTTATCTACCTGTCAGGGAAAATGGCAACGTCGTTGGGCGGGAATTGTGCTAGGGTTAGGGTTAATTATTGGCAGTGGAATAGTGGGATGGGGAATCGTTGAAGTAGCCCGGAATTTTCACCTGATTTTAGGTATTGGTACCCAAACTATCCTCTTGGCTAGTTGTTTTGCCCTTAAAAGTTTACGCTTAGCTGCTCAAGATGTTCTAGAACCCTTAATAAAGGGAAATATTGACCAAGCTAAGATTAAATTAAGTCAATATGTGGGAAGGGATACAGAAAATCTCTCGGAAACAGAAATATTGCGAGCGGTGTTAGAAACGGTGTCAGAAAATGCAACGGATGGGGTAACAGCCCCTTTATTTTATGCGATCGCGGGTGCATTTTTTCCGCCAGTAGGGAGTGTACCGTTAGCTTTGGCTTATAAAGCAGCCAGTACCCTAGATTCGACCATTGGATATTATAAAGAACCTTTTACAGATTTGGGATGGTTTAGTGCCAAATGCGAAGACTTTTTGACTTGGTTTCCCTGTCGTCTTACGGTTCTAACTTTAGCATTAATGTCAGGACGACCCCGATCTATTTTATCAATTTGTCGTCGAGATGCTCCTCAAGATCCTAGCCCTAATTCTGGTTGGAGTGAGTGTGTTTATGCTGCTATTTTGGGAGTTCAATTAGGAGGTATTAATACTTATCAAGGGATTATTAAACAAAAACCGTTACTGGGAAATCCTCAATATCCCATTACAATAAAAACTATTGAGCAAGCTTTACAATTGACTCGCCTATGTTTTCTACTGTGGTTAATTTTAGGTATGGTGGGTCTAAATTATGAATTATGA
- a CDS encoding J domain-containing protein: MTQQQTTAQSTSRKIPAQTRFASSYYAILRLHPSASVMEIRRAYRELSKLYHPDTTNLPSELAIAKFQRLNEAYGTLSNPERRSLYDLKIGYSRWNVIQSPTENDSSASGYPTSNSAYLDANDRPLSAGEIFALFILGLTFVGCLLLAIAIGLWRGDEIIPPSALPQTYLSIQTSLIFR, translated from the coding sequence GTGACTCAGCAGCAGACTACAGCACAATCAACCTCACGGAAGATTCCCGCTCAGACACGGTTTGCCAGTAGCTACTATGCTATTCTACGGCTTCATCCGTCCGCTTCCGTTATGGAAATTCGACGCGCTTATCGGGAGTTAAGTAAACTTTACCATCCTGATACGACTAATTTGCCCTCAGAATTGGCGATCGCTAAATTTCAACGGTTAAATGAAGCTTATGGAACTCTGAGTAATCCAGAGCGGCGATCGCTGTATGATCTTAAAATTGGGTATTCCCGTTGGAATGTGATTCAATCTCCTACGGAGAATGATTCGTCTGCTTCTGGGTATCCTACCTCTAATTCAGCTTATCTTGATGCTAATGATCGTCCTCTATCGGCCGGTGAAATTTTTGCCCTGTTTATTCTTGGACTGACATTTGTGGGATGTTTGCTCTTGGCGATCGCCATTGGACTTTGGCGAGGGGATGAAATTATTCCCCCAAGTGCTTTACCTCAAACTTATTTATCAATTCAAACCTCCTTAATTTTTCGGTAA
- a CDS encoding thylakoid membrane photosystem I accumulation factor, whose translation MFIDLMQSHPKSVWKPLLKGCIACLLTLWFSLGLWGMVPAAASIDDDRLDGNIFVVYAGNGSLVPAKLTLSDSLARKMPTILVYYLDDSSDCKQFAIVVNRWQEFYGRAANIIPISVDGIPIKDNYTPQEAGYYYKGIIPQTVVLNQEGKVVFDGQGQVQYEAVDKVLREVFDLLPREASVELKRRSFNEFNTELVEE comes from the coding sequence ATGTTCATAGATTTAATGCAATCTCACCCCAAATCTGTTTGGAAACCCTTACTTAAAGGATGTATCGCTTGTTTACTAACGCTATGGTTCAGTTTAGGGCTGTGGGGAATGGTTCCTGCTGCGGCTAGTATCGATGATGATCGCCTTGATGGCAATATTTTTGTCGTTTATGCGGGTAACGGTTCTCTGGTTCCGGCTAAATTGACTTTAAGTGATTCTTTGGCACGAAAAATGCCCACTATTCTAGTGTATTATCTTGATGACAGTAGCGATTGTAAGCAATTTGCGATTGTTGTTAATCGATGGCAAGAATTTTACGGCCGTGCGGCGAATATTATTCCTATTAGTGTGGATGGAATTCCTATTAAGGATAATTATACCCCTCAAGAAGCTGGCTACTATTACAAAGGAATTATTCCCCAAACAGTTGTTTTAAATCAAGAGGGCAAAGTTGTCTTTGATGGTCAAGGACAAGTTCAATATGAGGCGGTTGATAAGGTTTTACGAGAAGTGTTTGATTTATTACCCCGTGAGGCATCTGTAGAATTAAAACGCCGTAGCTTTAATGAATTTAACACTGAATTAGTTGAAGAATAA
- a CDS encoding AbrB family transcriptional regulator has product MTQNTPLIGTALVDKVKELGNLSKEEKARACGYYTQTKNGIERVNMMKFLNALIDAEGIELDSTSEGIGRGGRSASYRISVQSNGNLLIGSAYTKKMGLESGDEFEITLGRKHIHLKQVGAFDEDEE; this is encoded by the coding sequence ATGACACAAAACACTCCCCTAATCGGTACCGCCTTAGTTGATAAAGTCAAAGAGCTAGGAAACCTCAGTAAAGAGGAAAAAGCCAGAGCTTGTGGCTACTATACTCAAACAAAAAATGGGATAGAACGAGTCAACATGATGAAATTCCTCAATGCCTTAATTGATGCTGAAGGAATTGAATTAGATAGCACCTCAGAAGGAATAGGAAGAGGTGGACGTTCCGCTAGCTATCGTATTAGTGTACAGTCTAATGGTAATCTTCTGATTGGCTCTGCTTACACAAAAAAAATGGGCTTAGAATCAGGAGATGAATTTGAAATTACTTTAGGTCGTAAACATATTCATCTCAAACAAGTAGGTGCATTTGATGAGGATGAAGAATAA
- a CDS encoding GFA family protein, whose product MMQQCITYEGGCHCGAVRFRLEVNIYEALDCNCSICGKKGFLHLLVRPEQFTLLQGSDQLTTYTFNTKIAKHTFCSVCGIHSFYHPRSHPDWIDVNIRCLDGDLLSKFKIIPFDGVHWEENVENITTLESGS is encoded by the coding sequence ATGATGCAACAATGTATTACATATGAAGGGGGCTGTCATTGCGGTGCAGTGCGCTTTCGCCTGGAGGTTAATATTTATGAAGCCCTGGATTGTAACTGCTCAATTTGCGGAAAAAAAGGGTTTTTACATTTGCTGGTTCGGCCGGAACAATTTACCTTACTTCAGGGATCTGATCAGTTGACGACTTATACGTTTAATACCAAAATAGCTAAACATACTTTTTGTTCTGTCTGTGGTATTCATTCTTTTTATCATCCTCGTTCCCATCCTGATTGGATTGATGTTAATATTCGTTGTTTAGATGGTGATCTGTTATCAAAGTTTAAAATTATCCCCTTTGATGGGGTACATTGGGAAGAAAATGTGGAAAATATTACAACTCTTGAGTCAGGGAGTTAG
- a CDS encoding Rrf2 family transcriptional regulator, which produces MKLTTRSHYSVKALLDLSLQPNYGPTSVKAIARRQDLPAPYLEKLLIEMRRFGLVNSLRGSQGGYQLARQPSQISLGQILEAVGETIEPLPYYHPNRDQGSDWVTFSLWKRLHEKLKEALYKITLADLYYDARSWQASLGEATSFVV; this is translated from the coding sequence ATGAAGTTAACAACTCGTAGTCATTATAGTGTTAAAGCCTTACTAGATCTGAGTTTACAGCCTAACTATGGTCCAACTTCAGTAAAAGCGATCGCAAGGCGACAAGATTTACCCGCCCCTTACTTAGAAAAATTACTGATTGAAATGCGTCGCTTTGGGTTAGTAAACTCTCTGCGGGGTTCCCAAGGAGGCTATCAATTAGCCCGTCAACCTAGTCAAATTTCTTTAGGGCAAATTCTGGAGGCAGTGGGAGAAACTATTGAACCTTTACCTTACTATCATCCTAATAGGGATCAAGGCTCAGATTGGGTTACATTTAGTTTATGGAAGCGACTTCATGAGAAACTAAAAGAAGCTCTTTATAAGATTACTCTGGCTGATCTTTATTATGATGCTCGCAGTTGGCAAGCCTCTCTTGGAGAAGCAACAAGTTTTGTTGTTTAA
- the hmpF gene encoding pilus motility taxis protein HmpF, whose product MLYLAEVKKQTRAFMSSSRTEIKLLACQHNDQTWSAVPGEEIVSLEELDQLGEGALLMLNLGNNRQIQGRPELAGPELVRQLQKLSRLSEKLKDQQEEIEQWKQSLTIQSQELSRREMEMEARFEQLEDVEKDLAQIERRRQEANLPWDKIQQTQQGVQAFQSRFGTMLNLAPEQEQKLEQLMNRLADSGQGTDALDQPLKLTLEAIETQQQILNGFWRQLETLKTQVGQQQQQLAHQGERLNQRLEELEGTRISLEQSKIQFALEQHILNHKQELLGKITLDLQTNQDLQDTLEQITSGTGDVQVDLKVDLVALENMPLRELETIINSLQAELDKLVQFVNDQEEELTVQCEAVQALKENLAKAGAYDRITIENELTEEQERKEFLDETLVGQRRNLKERQGILWEHLRVLRRRQGVIDFDGGSSTVNVEPVLLQLQEMQDNTKQERQKLESEIQPLKESLQQIQRMINQLDDEQNRKTQQLKTEQENWQQAQIKVAQMQMSLGLYEEALQPLQNQLDDMKHHLGILAQWLNP is encoded by the coding sequence GTGCTATACCTTGCAGAAGTAAAAAAGCAGACTAGAGCATTTATGAGTAGCTCTCGCACAGAAATCAAACTGTTGGCTTGTCAACACAATGATCAAACGTGGAGTGCTGTCCCAGGAGAGGAAATAGTATCTCTTGAAGAGCTTGACCAACTTGGGGAAGGGGCTTTACTCATGCTCAACTTGGGCAATAATCGACAAATTCAAGGCCGGCCTGAATTGGCTGGCCCTGAATTAGTTCGTCAATTACAAAAATTATCCCGTCTTTCGGAAAAATTAAAGGATCAACAAGAAGAAATTGAACAATGGAAACAATCTCTGACTATCCAAAGTCAGGAGTTGAGCCGTCGAGAAATGGAAATGGAGGCACGCTTTGAACAGTTAGAAGATGTAGAAAAAGATCTAGCCCAAATTGAACGTCGTCGTCAAGAGGCTAACTTGCCTTGGGATAAAATCCAACAAACTCAGCAAGGTGTTCAAGCTTTTCAATCTCGTTTTGGCACAATGCTCAATTTGGCTCCAGAACAGGAGCAAAAACTCGAACAGTTGATGAACCGTTTAGCTGACAGTGGCCAAGGAACAGATGCTTTGGATCAACCCCTAAAACTGACTTTAGAAGCAATTGAGACTCAGCAGCAAATTCTCAATGGGTTTTGGCGACAACTTGAAACTCTCAAAACTCAAGTAGGCCAACAGCAACAACAATTGGCCCATCAAGGAGAACGGCTAAACCAACGTCTTGAGGAATTAGAAGGGACTCGTATTTCTTTAGAACAGTCTAAAATTCAATTTGCCCTAGAACAACATATCCTCAATCATAAGCAGGAACTCCTCGGAAAAATTACCCTAGATTTACAAACTAATCAAGATCTACAAGATACTTTAGAACAGATAACCAGTGGCACAGGAGACGTTCAAGTAGATTTGAAAGTGGATTTAGTGGCTTTGGAGAATATGCCTTTAAGGGAGTTAGAAACTATTATTAATAGTCTGCAAGCGGAGTTAGATAAATTAGTCCAATTTGTCAATGATCAAGAAGAAGAATTAACTGTACAATGTGAAGCGGTTCAAGCCTTAAAAGAAAACTTGGCTAAGGCCGGGGCCTATGATCGGATTACTATTGAAAATGAATTAACTGAAGAACAAGAAAGGAAAGAGTTTTTGGATGAAACTTTAGTCGGTCAACGCCGTAATCTTAAGGAACGGCAAGGAATTCTTTGGGAACACTTACGAGTTTTACGTCGCCGTCAAGGGGTGATAGATTTTGATGGCGGTTCTTCTACGGTTAATGTAGAGCCTGTTTTACTTCAGTTACAGGAAATGCAAGATAATACGAAGCAAGAGCGTCAAAAATTAGAATCAGAAATTCAGCCCTTAAAAGAGAGTCTTCAGCAAATTCAACGGATGATTAATCAGCTTGATGACGAACAAAATCGTAAAACTCAACAACTCAAAACTGAACAAGAAAATTGGCAACAGGCTCAAATTAAGGTTGCTCAAATGCAAATGAGTCTAGGTCTCTATGAGGAAGCTTTACAACCTTTACAAAATCAATTAGATGACATGAAACATCATTTAGGTATCTTAGCTCAATGGCTCAATCCTTAA
- a CDS encoding response regulator: MQGTLNEIDLRSILQLIELGQRTGELLVEAYGTSPLEYIQGDQTSGGNSVTPIASGSSGEFWLIFFVNGQIVYTVEGSSHQGSRLRDYLYRYRAEIPLNKLGNSTLETNNDLEYAYLWQLIESNLLTPDQGRNLIHSMVHETLFDVLSLSQGAFIFEMGMAFDPLLTNLEISPLVTQIMKEVRQWKQLHPHIQSSNQYLVITDGVKLQKALPEKAYEQLSGWAKKKTSLRQISRYLQRDLVPLAKGIYPYVERGWLHLGENSDDRPLGSTSTWEWTQTRQTPHIVCIDDDLTIGKKVESILTHNNYRSSIISDPLQALSQVFELKPDVILCDIAMPKLDGYEICTMLRHSSTFRHTPIIMLTGKEGFTDRIRARMVGSTDYLTKPFGEQELLLLLEKYGKP; encoded by the coding sequence ATGCAGGGAACCCTAAATGAAATAGATCTTCGTAGTATCCTGCAACTGATTGAACTCGGACAGCGCACAGGGGAACTATTAGTAGAAGCTTATGGAACCTCTCCCTTAGAGTATATTCAAGGGGATCAAACTTCTGGCGGAAACTCGGTTACTCCTATTGCTTCTGGGAGTTCGGGAGAGTTTTGGTTAATTTTCTTTGTCAATGGTCAAATCGTCTATACTGTCGAGGGTAGTAGTCATCAGGGTAGTCGTTTACGGGATTATCTCTATCGCTATAGAGCAGAGATACCTTTAAATAAATTAGGGAATTCTACTCTCGAAACCAATAATGATCTTGAATATGCTTATCTGTGGCAATTAATAGAAAGCAATTTATTGACCCCTGATCAGGGTCGTAACCTCATTCATTCAATGGTACATGAAACATTATTTGATGTGTTGAGTTTATCTCAAGGTGCTTTTATTTTTGAGATGGGTATGGCCTTCGATCCTCTGTTAACTAATCTAGAAATTTCTCCCCTGGTAACTCAGATAATGAAAGAGGTACGACAGTGGAAACAGTTACATCCTCATATTCAGAGTTCCAACCAATATTTAGTGATCACTGATGGAGTAAAACTGCAAAAAGCCTTACCCGAAAAAGCTTATGAACAATTATCAGGTTGGGCCAAGAAAAAAACCTCTCTACGTCAAATCTCACGCTATCTACAACGAGATTTAGTTCCCTTAGCTAAAGGTATTTATCCTTATGTGGAACGGGGATGGCTACATTTAGGGGAAAACTCTGATGATAGGCCTTTAGGAAGTACATCTACCTGGGAATGGACTCAAACCAGACAAACCCCTCATATTGTCTGTATTGATGACGATCTCACCATCGGCAAAAAAGTCGAATCCATCCTAACTCATAACAATTATCGTAGTTCTATCATCAGTGATCCCCTGCAAGCCTTAAGTCAAGTGTTTGAACTTAAACCCGATGTAATTTTGTGTGACATTGCTATGCCAAAATTAGATGGTTACGAAATTTGCACCATGTTGAGGCATTCGAGTACTTTTCGACATACACCGATAATAATGCTGACAGGGAAAGAGGGATTTACTGATCGCATTAGAGCAAGAATGGTAGGATCTACAGATTATTTAACCAAACCCTTTGGCGAACAAGAGTTACTCCTGCTCTTAGAAAAATATGGAAAGCCTTGA